From the genome of Streptacidiphilus rugosus AM-16, one region includes:
- a CDS encoding helix-turn-helix transcriptional regulator gives MLESLGLNARAGAVYQAMLDHPGHGVDELAALCDLTPGQVHDCLDELTQLMLVRASTEHPGQMRAVSPEIGLADMLVREEVELAARQAKLAASRAAVTRMVADRADSRATHGERLLGMDAIQTRLDLLGRGATSEVLGVHPGAAQRPEDLAAGRAADTEAMARGVTLKVLYQDATRNDPHTTTFAQWLISKRGEVRTAPVIPQRLVIFDRTQALVPIDPADTRKGALHVAEPGIVGALCGLFDQAWSTAVPLGATRADDPTTGLSATERELLRLLGTGVTDETASQRLGISSRTVKRHMASIMERLNATSRFEAGIKAAQKGWL, from the coding sequence GTGCTGGAATCACTGGGCCTGAACGCGAGAGCCGGGGCCGTCTACCAGGCGATGCTCGATCATCCCGGCCACGGCGTCGACGAGCTCGCGGCTCTGTGCGATCTGACACCCGGGCAGGTCCACGACTGCCTGGACGAACTCACCCAGCTGATGCTGGTGCGCGCGTCGACCGAGCACCCCGGGCAGATGCGGGCCGTCTCCCCCGAGATCGGTCTCGCGGACATGCTCGTGCGCGAGGAGGTGGAACTGGCCGCCCGCCAGGCCAAGCTCGCCGCCTCCCGTGCGGCCGTGACCCGCATGGTCGCCGACCGCGCCGACAGCCGTGCCACCCACGGTGAACGCCTCCTGGGCATGGACGCCATCCAGACACGGCTCGACCTCCTCGGTCGCGGCGCCACCAGCGAAGTCCTCGGGGTGCACCCCGGCGCCGCGCAGCGCCCCGAAGACCTCGCCGCAGGCCGCGCCGCCGACACCGAAGCCATGGCCCGCGGCGTGACGTTGAAGGTCCTCTACCAGGACGCGACCCGGAACGACCCCCACACCACCACGTTCGCCCAGTGGCTGATCAGCAAGCGTGGCGAGGTCCGCACCGCCCCCGTCATCCCCCAGCGCCTGGTCATCTTCGACCGCACTCAGGCCCTGGTCCCCATCGATCCCGCCGACACCCGCAAGGGTGCCCTCCACGTCGCCGAGCCCGGCATCGTCGGCGCCCTGTGCGGCCTCTTCGACCAGGCCTGGTCCACCGCCGTCCCCCTCGGTGCCACTCGCGCCGACGACCCCACCACCGGCCTGAGCGCCACTGAACGCGAACTTCTGCGCCTGCTCGGCACCGGCGTCACCGACGAGACCGCCAGCCAACGACTCGGCATCTCCTCCCGCACCGTCAAGCGCCACATGGCCTCCATCATGGAACGCCTCAACGCCACGAGCCGGTTCGAAGCAGGTATCAAAGCCGCTCAAAAAGGCTGGCTCTGA
- a CDS encoding N,N-dimethylformamidase beta subunit family domain-containing protein, with protein MGQLSRRAVLGGGALGALGVLGGTAACGSNQTRVPTARGSRSPRPAHASTLVRDENQAAGTQGWMRTADGTKPNQDALGQVSAFASKSSYTAGERITFYLSTARRQDCTVAVHRLGHYRGAGGRLLTTSPRLAASPQAAPVISDTTGEISCPWDASWSLEVPTTWLSGLYLATVTTADGHRTAVPFAVRDDRPSDFLVVLPFTTYQAYNTYPVDGRTGKSLYYGFVQGDRAAIGTQTSPDGHTYPVSRMPDSPFWWHYPHRARTVSFRRPYSDDGLPKFFELDQAFVFWAESQGLDVSYASSLDLHEGRVDLSRYAGLLFSGHDEYWSQEMRTAAESAVAKGASLAYLGGNSVYWKIRAGVDQAGFSTVTCYKSDPDPADDGTGATRKWRDVAAKHRSAEQVLLGSQYQAVVLKRTPLVVSEAKHWLWTGTGLAEGDRLPDVVAGEADGVTAKMPGPSGTTEHTLLSTSPFPCAEGTLVQNTSLYQARSGAWVFNAGTFGWTPALGWNPTLHSSATPAWTSVTTDPHIQRATRNLLDRLRT; from the coding sequence ATGGGGCAGCTGTCTCGGCGGGCCGTGCTCGGCGGCGGGGCGCTCGGAGCGCTGGGCGTGCTCGGTGGAACCGCCGCCTGCGGCAGCAATCAGACACGCGTGCCGACCGCGCGCGGCTCGCGCAGCCCTCGGCCCGCGCACGCGTCGACCCTGGTCAGGGACGAGAACCAGGCCGCGGGAACACAGGGCTGGATGCGGACCGCGGACGGGACCAAACCGAACCAGGACGCCCTCGGCCAGGTCTCCGCCTTCGCCTCGAAGTCGAGCTACACCGCCGGCGAGCGCATCACCTTCTACCTCTCCACCGCCAGGCGCCAGGACTGCACCGTCGCCGTCCACCGGCTCGGCCACTACCGCGGCGCCGGCGGCCGACTCCTCACCACCAGCCCCCGGCTCGCCGCCTCACCGCAGGCCGCCCCGGTGATATCCGACACCACGGGCGAGATCAGCTGCCCCTGGGACGCCTCGTGGTCGCTCGAGGTCCCCACCACGTGGCTGTCCGGCCTCTACCTCGCCACCGTCACCACCGCCGACGGCCATCGCACGGCCGTCCCCTTCGCGGTCAGGGACGACCGCCCGAGCGACTTCCTGGTGGTGCTGCCGTTCACCACCTACCAGGCCTACAACACCTACCCCGTCGACGGCCGGACCGGGAAGAGCCTCTACTACGGTTTCGTCCAGGGCGACCGCGCCGCTATCGGCACCCAGACCTCGCCGGACGGCCACACCTATCCGGTCTCCCGCATGCCGGACTCCCCCTTCTGGTGGCACTACCCGCACCGCGCCCGGACCGTCTCCTTCCGCCGCCCCTACTCCGACGACGGCCTGCCCAAGTTCTTCGAACTGGACCAGGCCTTCGTTTTCTGGGCCGAGTCGCAGGGCTTGGACGTCAGCTACGCGAGCAGCCTCGACCTCCACGAGGGCCGCGTCGACCTCTCCCGCTACGCCGGGCTGCTGTTCAGCGGCCACGACGAGTACTGGTCGCAGGAGATGCGCACCGCCGCCGAGTCGGCCGTCGCCAAGGGCGCCAGCCTGGCCTACCTCGGCGGCAACAGCGTGTACTGGAAGATCCGCGCGGGAGTGGACCAAGCCGGCTTCTCGACCGTCACCTGCTACAAGAGCGACCCCGACCCGGCGGACGACGGCACCGGCGCCACCCGCAAGTGGCGCGACGTCGCCGCGAAGCACCGCAGTGCCGAGCAGGTGCTGCTCGGTTCCCAGTACCAGGCCGTCGTGCTCAAGCGGACCCCACTGGTGGTCAGCGAGGCCAAGCACTGGCTGTGGACGGGCACCGGCCTCGCGGAGGGCGACCGACTCCCCGACGTGGTCGCCGGCGAAGCCGACGGCGTCACCGCCAAAATGCCCGGCCCCAGCGGGACCACCGAGCACACCCTCCTCTCCACCTCCCCCTTCCCCTGCGCCGAGGGCACCCTGGTGCAGAACACCAGCCTCTACCAGGCCAGGAGCGGGGCATGGGTGTTCAACGCCGGCACCTTCGGCTGGACACCCGCACTCGGGTGGAACCCCACACTGCACTCCTCCGCGACACCGGCCTGGACCTCCGTCACAACAGACCCGCACATCCAGCGGGCAACGAGGAACCTGCTGGACCGACTGCGCACCTGA